AGATCGTCAACACTCGCCACAAGCCTGCGGCCATTCCACGCATCCGGGCACGGGCCGCTTGACCGCGCCACGCACGCAGTGCCATCCAGAAGTCTTTCAACTGGGCGCGCGCGATCTTCAGTCCGTGCTTCCGCCACACGCCAGCCGGCAAATCCTTGGCCAGCAGCATGAGCGTATTGCGCCCGGCATAGTAGCTGGCCGTCACGCCACCGCCAGTAGCCGAAAGATGATGGTACACGACCGCCTTGGGTGTGTAAAGACAGCGCCAACCCGCCAGCTGCGCCCGCCAACCCAGATCGACGTCTTCCATCAGGAAGAAGAAATCGTCGTCCAGCGGCCCGATCTGGTCCAGCATCGCGCGGCGATACGCGGACGATCCGCCGCATGCGCTGAACACGAACTCCTCTGAATCGTATTGTCCAGCATCCACCTGCCAGACGCCGCGGTTTCCTGCCCGGCCGTTCACCGTGAAGTAGTCGCCGGCCGTATGCAGCTGATCCCGCTGATCGAACAACAGCATCTTGCTCGCCACCGAACCGGCGTCCGGGTGTCGTGAAAAAGCGTCTACAACACTCGCCACCCACTCACGGTCGGCCTCGGTATCGTTATTCAGCAGCGCGACCCATTCGCCTTTGGCGGCCTCGATACCGGTATTGCAGGCTCCGGTAAAACCGCGGTTCTCCGGCAGTTCTATCAGGTTAACCCACGGATACTCGTCGCGAATCAGCGCCTGGGAACCGTCAGTCGAGGCATTGTCCACCAGGATGACCTCAATCGCCGGGTAGGTCTGTTTCTGCAGCGCCTCAAGACAGGGCGGCAGAAATCGAATCCCGTTCCAGTGCGGGATAACGACCGAAAAGACGGAGCTCATTCGACTTTCTTCAGGTTGCGTTGTTCAGCTTCGGTGTCTCCCATACCCGGCCGCCATTCGTCCGGATAAGCGCCGGCCGGGCGTGTGACGGTCATACCCGCCAGGTCGCGGGAAACAGCTTCCAGCAGCCACGGCGTCGACCAGATCGCGGCGTCCAGCTGTACCGCCTGCGCTCCAGCATCAATATAGTCGCGCGCATCTTGCAGGGTATGTATGCCTCCCGCTCCGACGATGGGGATATCGTCGAACAGCCGCGCCAGTTGGCCGACAGAGCGCAGCGCCATCGGTTTGACTAGTGATCCATAAATGCGACCGCGCATCAGCCGGCCGGATTTGGGATCTCGCTCGGTGCCACGGGGCGGAGCGGTCACGACAATCCCGTCAACGCCAGTGTTATACACCGCTCGCGCGACATCCGCGGAACCGGGGAATGGAAGCCTGACCAGCACCGGCTTCTCGCAGCCATCGG
Above is a window of Candidatus Flexicrinis proximus DNA encoding:
- a CDS encoding glycosyltransferase family 2 protein — translated: MSSVFSVVIPHWNGIRFLPPCLEALQKQTYPAIEVILVDNASTDGSQALIRDEYPWVNLIELPENRGFTGACNTGIEAAKGEWVALLNNDTEADREWVASVVDAFSRHPDAGSVASKMLLFDQRDQLHTAGDYFTVNGRAGNRGVWQVDAGQYDSEEFVFSACGGSSAYRRAMLDQIGPLDDDFFFLMEDVDLGWRAQLAGWRCLYTPKAVVYHHLSATGGGVTASYYAGRNTLMLLAKDLPAGVWRKHGLKIARAQLKDFWMALRAWRGQAARARMRGMAAGLWRVLTIWGKRRRVQKARTVTLDYLESILSPPQA